In Halanaerobium praevalens DSM 2228, the DNA window TTTTTTATTTTTCTTATACTATTAATGCACTCATCAATATCTAATGTGAATTCTGGATTAGCTATACTGAGTTGATTATTTTCATAAGCTAAGGCATCTCCAACTAATAAAACTGATTCTTCTTCTAGAAATAGTGACAAATGACCTGGAGTATGTCCTGGAGTAGAAATAACTCTTATTCCGCTTGCTATATAATCATTTTCTTTGACAGTTATATCTACATTGACTGTATTAATAGTTTCTAGATACTTAACAAAGGACTCTCCCACCTCGCGTTCTTCTTCAGCTAATGTTTGATTATATTTTTCTGCTTGCACTAATCTTAAGGATTTTTCACTACCATCAATAAATGATTTTTCAATTTTGGATGATATAACTTCTATAAAAGGATTTTTCATTTTTAATGATTTCAAAGATCCTATATGATCATGGTCATGATGTGAAATGAATACTTTTGTCAGATCATTTATACTAAATTCTAATCTATTTAATTCTGATTCAATTTGATTTAATTGATTAGGATATCCAGCGTCAAATAAAATTAATTCTTTTCCCTCTTTAATTAATACTGGATGTACTTTAATTATATCATTTTTAATTTTAAATTCTAATGTTAATATATTATATCGTTTCATGATTTGCCTCCGATTTATTATTTTATTTTTAGTATGTGATGTGTGTCAATGAACTATTATTCTTTATTCCAAATCATTAGATATTCTTCTTCTTTTAAATTTTTATCTATTAATTTTTCTTTAATTTTAAATCCGTTTTTTGAATAAAAATTATAAGCCCTGTTATTTTTTTTGAACACTTTTAATTTTATATAATTTCTATCTTTTTTTACATAATCTAATAACTTTTTTCCAAAACCTTGGCTTTGAAATTTGTCAGCAATAAAAATTGCAGCTAAATAGTTCTCAATCATTGAAATAAATCCATATATTTCGTTATTACCCTCTAAAATATATGTTTCCGAATTTGGGATATATTTTTCTTTCATATCTACTTTTGCTGTTTTCCAATATTCTTTATCAATAAAATTATGTGCTTCTAATGACACTTCATACCATAAATTGACTAATTTATAAATATCATCTTTATTGTTTTTTCTTATTTTCAATTTGATCTTCCTTTTTTATGAAAACTATTAATTTCTAATAACTATAGAAAATTTCTGTTTTATATTCTGATTCTTCTTTATTTTTCAATTCTATTAATAATGATTTAACAAATCCGCCTAAGTCATAATTATCTATATCTTTTAAATCTACCCATTTATATTCCTGAGCTTCTTCATTTAATATTACATTATATGAATCAGTTTTACATATGTAATCAATAAATATAAAGTGCTTTTTTTCATGAAAAGATTTATTATTTACACTTTCTTTTATGCTTATTAACTGAATATCATATATTTGTAGTCCAGTTTCTTCTAATATTTCTCTTTTTAAAGCTTCTTCCATTCCTTCACCTAATTCAATATGTCCACCAGGAATTATATATTGATTATTCCATTTGTGAGATTTACAGAGAAGTATTTTATTATCTGGATTAAAAATAATAGACCCAACAGTTGGTTCAGGATATTTCATTATTTTCTCCTTTCGTTTTCCTTAAAAGATTACTTTAATT includes these proteins:
- a CDS encoding MBL fold metallo-hydrolase gives rise to the protein MKRYNILTLEFKIKNDIIKVHPVLIKEGKELILFDAGYPNQLNQIESELNRLEFSINDLTKVFISHHDHDHIGSLKSLKMKNPFIEVISSKIEKSFIDGSEKSLRLVQAEKYNQTLAEEEREVGESFVKYLETINTVNVDITVKENDYIASGIRVISTPGHTPGHLSLFLEEESVLLVGDALAYENNQLSIANPEFTLDIDECINSIRKIKKMEIKKLICYHGGLVESNISDSLKKLLNKDMNDIKRRH
- a CDS encoding NUDIX domain-containing protein, translating into MKYPEPTVGSIIFNPDNKILLCKSHKWNNQYIIPGGHIELGEGMEEALKREILEETGLQIYDIQLISIKESVNNKSFHEKKHFIFIDYICKTDSYNVILNEEAQEYKWVDLKDIDNYDLGGFVKSLLIELKNKEESEYKTEIFYSY
- a CDS encoding N-acetyltransferase produces the protein MKIRKNNKDDIYKLVNLWYEVSLEAHNFIDKEYWKTAKVDMKEKYIPNSETYILEGNNEIYGFISMIENYLAAIFIADKFQSQGFGKKLLDYVKKDRNYIKLKVFKKNNRAYNFYSKNGFKIKEKLIDKNLKEEEYLMIWNKE